One segment of Panicum virgatum strain AP13 chromosome 1K, P.virgatum_v5, whole genome shotgun sequence DNA contains the following:
- the LOC120708595 gene encoding LRR receptor-like serine/threonine-protein kinase FLS2, with translation MFLMCHSMLLAKLALLIVLPFLLLCYGVGNAHSSTVHDNRNDLRSLLDFKQRICNPFGAMNWTTSTHFCRWNGVVCSSTPPYRVTELNLPGKNLDGNISSALGNLTSLRTLDLSDNRFRGPIPILGKLQHLNTLSLGGNLLQGDITEALTNCSKLAFLNLTSNNLNGVIPAKIRSLSNLETIILDSNHLTGGIPVAQGNITTLQFLSFSQNQLNGRIPHEVMRMPNITCLYLNQNNLSGEIPEVWQMPNILELDLSVNNLSGRIPQDLSNVSSLQALSLAANMLGNTLPSNIGDALPNLTIL, from the coding sequence ATGTTCCTTATGTGTCACTCGATGTTGCTGGCAAAACTCGCCCTGCTTATCGTATTGCCTTTTTTGCTGCTGTGTTATGGAGTTGGCAACGCCCACAGCTCGACTGTTCATGATAACAGAAACGATCTGCGCTCACTGCTAGACTTCAAGCAGAGGATCTGCAACCCATTCGGAGCCATGAACTGGACAACCAGCACCCATTTCTGCCGGTGGAACGGTGTTGTCTGCAGTTCCACGCCACCATATCGCGTCACCGAACTGAACCTCCCTGGCAAAAACCTAGATGGCAATATTTCTTCTGCTCTTGGAAATCTGACCTCCCTTCGCACGCTCGATCTATCCGATAATAGATTCCGTGGCCCCATACCTATTCTTGGCAAACTCCAGCACCTGAACACCCTTTCTCTGGGAGGCAATCTTTTGCAGGGTGATATTACTGAAGCACTCACAAACTGTTCCAAACTAGCCTTTTTGAATCTCACTTCGAACAACCTCAACGGTGTCATTCCTGCTAAAATACGGTCTCTTAGCAATCTAGAGACTATCATCCTTGACAGTAATCATCTAACTGGGGGCATCCCAGTAGCTCAGGGAAACATCACCACTTTACAATTTTTAAGTTTTTcacaaaatcaactcaatggaaGAATTCCCCACGAGGTTATGCGAATGCCAAACATAACTTGCTTGTACCTAAACCAAAACAACCTATCAGGCGAGATTCCTGAGGTTTGGCAAATGCCAAACATATTGGAGTTAGACCTAAGCGTAAATAACCTATCAGGAAGAATCCCGCAAGATCTATCTAATGTATCTTCTCTTCAGGCCTTATCCTTGGCAGCCAATATGCTAGGCAACACATTGCCGTCTAACATTGGAGATGCTCTACCGAATCTCACGATTCTATAA